From Rhinolophus sinicus isolate RSC01 linkage group LG15, ASM3656204v1, whole genome shotgun sequence, the proteins below share one genomic window:
- the CWC25 gene encoding pre-mRNA-splicing factor CWC25 homolog isoform X1, translating to MGGGDLNLKKSWHPQTLRNVEKVWKAEQKHEAERKKIEELQRELREERAREEMQRYAEDVGAVKKKEEKLDWMYQGPGGMVNRDEYLLGRPIDKYVFEKMEEKETGCSSETGLLPGSIFAPSGANSLLDMASKIREDPLFIIRKKEEEKKREVLNNPVKMKKIKELLQMSLEKKEKKKKKEKKKKHKKHKHRSSSSDHGSSEDERSRGRSQKKMANSSSVLSKVPGYGLQIRGSDHSQGLQGPLVAEPKGVHGWKHHSRSRSSSHSPPRHASRKSTREAGSRDRRSRSPGRRSRSPRPSKPHNSKVNRKERGRTKSPSPKKEVYQRRHAPGYTRKLSSEELEQKRQEMMENAKWREEERLNILKRHAKDDEREQRLEKLDSRDGKFIHRMKLESASTSTLEDRVKRNIYSLQRTSVALEKNFMKR from the exons ATGGGGGGCGGAGACCTG AATCTGAAGAAGAGCTGGCACCCACAGACCCTCCGCAATGTGGAGAAAGTGTGGAAGGCTGAGCAGAAGCATGAGGCTGAGCGGAAGAAGATTGAGGAGCTTCAGCGGGAGCTGCGGGAGGAGAGGGCCCGGGAAGAGATGCAGCGCTATGCTGAGGACGTTGGGGCTGTCAA gaaaaaagaagaaaaattggacTGGATGTACCAGGGTCCTGGTGGGATGGTGAACCGTGATGAGTACTTGCTGGGGCGCCCCATTGACAAATACGTTTTCGAAAAGATGGAGGAGAAGGAGACAGGCTGTTCTTCTGAGACAGGACTCCTCCCAGGCTCTATCTTTGCCCCGTCGGGTGCCAATTCCCTTCTTGACATGGCTAGCAAAATCCGGGAGGACCCGCTCTTCATCATCAG gaagaaagaggaggagaaaaaaagagaagtattGAATAATCctgtgaaaatgaagaaaatcaaagaattg TTGCAAATGAGtctggaaaaaaaggagaagaagaaaaagaaggagaagaaaaagaagcacaAGAAACATAAGCACAGGAGCTCAAGTAGTGATCATGGCAGCAGTGAGGACGAGCGCAGCCGGGGGAG ATCTCAAAAGAAGATGGCAAATTCTTCCTCTGTTTTGTCCAAAGTTCCTGGATATGGCTTACAG ATCAGGGGCTCTGACCATAGCCAGGGACTGCAGGGTCCTCTGGTGGCTGAGCCAAAGGGAGTGCATGGGTGGAAACATCACTCCAGGTCCAGAAGCTCCTCCCACTCACCTCCCAGACATGCCAGCAGGAAGAGCACCAGAGAAGCAGGGTCCCGAGACAGGAGGTCTCGATCCCCAGGCAGAAGGTCACGGTCCCCAAGACCAAGCAAACC GCATAACTCTAAGGTAAACAGGAAAGAGAGAGGCCGAACTAAGAGCCCGTCTCCTAAAAAAGAAGTCTACCAAAGGCGGCATGCGCCTGGATATACCAG AAAGCTCTCCTCAGAGGAACTAGAGCAAAAACGGCAAGAGATGATGGAAAACGCCAAGTGGCGGGAGGAGGAGAGACTGAACATCCTCAAGAGGCATGCTAAGGATGACGAACgggagcagaggctggagaaGCTGGACTCCCGGGATGGGAAGTTTATCCA CCGCATGAAGCTAGAAAGCGCGTCTACTTCCACCCTAGAGGATCGGGTGAAGCGGAATATCTACTCTCTACAGAGAACCTCAGTAGCTCTGGAGAAGAACtttatgaaaagatga
- the CWC25 gene encoding pre-mRNA-splicing factor CWC25 homolog isoform X2, giving the protein MGGGDLNLKKSWHPQTLRNVEKVWKAEQKHEAERKKIEELQRELREERAREEMQRYAEDVGAVKKKEEKLDWMYQGPGGMVNRDEYLLGRPIDKYVFEKMEEKETGCSSETGLLPGSIFAPSGANSLLDMASKIREDPLFIIRKKEEEKKREVLNNPVKMKKIKELLQMSLEKKEKKKKKEKKKKHKKHKHRSSSSDHGSSEDERSRGRSQKKMANSSSVLSKVPGYGLQIRGSDHSQGLQGPLVAEPKGVHGWKHHSRSRSSSHSPPRHASRKSTREAGSRDRRSRSPGRRSRSPRPSKPKLSSEELEQKRQEMMENAKWREEERLNILKRHAKDDEREQRLEKLDSRDGKFIHRMKLESASTSTLEDRVKRNIYSLQRTSVALEKNFMKR; this is encoded by the exons ATGGGGGGCGGAGACCTG AATCTGAAGAAGAGCTGGCACCCACAGACCCTCCGCAATGTGGAGAAAGTGTGGAAGGCTGAGCAGAAGCATGAGGCTGAGCGGAAGAAGATTGAGGAGCTTCAGCGGGAGCTGCGGGAGGAGAGGGCCCGGGAAGAGATGCAGCGCTATGCTGAGGACGTTGGGGCTGTCAA gaaaaaagaagaaaaattggacTGGATGTACCAGGGTCCTGGTGGGATGGTGAACCGTGATGAGTACTTGCTGGGGCGCCCCATTGACAAATACGTTTTCGAAAAGATGGAGGAGAAGGAGACAGGCTGTTCTTCTGAGACAGGACTCCTCCCAGGCTCTATCTTTGCCCCGTCGGGTGCCAATTCCCTTCTTGACATGGCTAGCAAAATCCGGGAGGACCCGCTCTTCATCATCAG gaagaaagaggaggagaaaaaaagagaagtattGAATAATCctgtgaaaatgaagaaaatcaaagaattg TTGCAAATGAGtctggaaaaaaaggagaagaagaaaaagaaggagaagaaaaagaagcacaAGAAACATAAGCACAGGAGCTCAAGTAGTGATCATGGCAGCAGTGAGGACGAGCGCAGCCGGGGGAG ATCTCAAAAGAAGATGGCAAATTCTTCCTCTGTTTTGTCCAAAGTTCCTGGATATGGCTTACAG ATCAGGGGCTCTGACCATAGCCAGGGACTGCAGGGTCCTCTGGTGGCTGAGCCAAAGGGAGTGCATGGGTGGAAACATCACTCCAGGTCCAGAAGCTCCTCCCACTCACCTCCCAGACATGCCAGCAGGAAGAGCACCAGAGAAGCAGGGTCCCGAGACAGGAGGTCTCGATCCCCAGGCAGAAGGTCACGGTCCCCAAGACCAAGCAAACC AAAGCTCTCCTCAGAGGAACTAGAGCAAAAACGGCAAGAGATGATGGAAAACGCCAAGTGGCGGGAGGAGGAGAGACTGAACATCCTCAAGAGGCATGCTAAGGATGACGAACgggagcagaggctggagaaGCTGGACTCCCGGGATGGGAAGTTTATCCA CCGCATGAAGCTAGAAAGCGCGTCTACTTCCACCCTAGAGGATCGGGTGAAGCGGAATATCTACTCTCTACAGAGAACCTCAGTAGCTCTGGAGAAGAACtttatgaaaagatga